A part of Chloroflexota bacterium genomic DNA contains:
- a CDS encoding LCP family protein — protein MTNQPPSQDETRPTPVPPDPWSETRPMPALEDETHPTPVYAHHPAPETRVEWAEPPRKRRGRGCGCLLGMLLPPVLLLLVYLFFPGRTNILLLGTDAREPESWVGRTDTMVLATIIPWRPYAGMLSLPRDLWVVIPDYGKNRINTAHFFGEADQAGGGPPLAIQTVESNFGVNVDYYIRVRFIGFLEIVDALGGVEIELSQPMSGYEAGKHLLNGEQALAFVRDRAGSDDFARIARGQIFLKALGKHLLTPSVWVHLPQVMAVLGDFIESDIPVWLWPRLGFALLRLGPNGIDGRVITRELTNPFTTSGGAQVLGPNWERINPVLLEVFGQ, from the coding sequence ATGACGAACCAGCCTCCTTCGCAAGACGAAACCCGCCCTACGCCGGTTCCTCCCGATCCGTGGAGTGAAACGCGCCCCATGCCTGCCCTGGAGGATGAAACTCACCCCACGCCAGTCTATGCGCATCATCCAGCCCCCGAAACACGCGTCGAGTGGGCGGAGCCGCCGCGCAAACGCCGCGGGCGCGGCTGTGGTTGTTTGCTGGGCATGCTGCTACCGCCCGTGTTACTCTTGCTGGTTTACCTATTCTTCCCCGGGCGCACAAATATTTTACTGCTCGGCACGGATGCCCGCGAACCCGAATCGTGGGTGGGGCGCACGGACACGATGGTGCTGGCCACCATCATCCCCTGGCGGCCCTACGCCGGGATGCTCTCGTTGCCGCGCGATCTCTGGGTAGTGATCCCCGATTACGGCAAAAATCGCATCAATACGGCGCATTTCTTCGGCGAGGCCGACCAAGCCGGAGGGGGTCCGCCGCTCGCCATACAAACGGTGGAATCCAACTTTGGGGTGAATGTGGATTACTATATCCGCGTGCGCTTCATCGGCTTCCTCGAAATTGTGGATGCGCTGGGTGGCGTTGAAATTGAACTCAGCCAGCCTATGTCGGGGTACGAGGCCGGAAAACACTTGCTCAACGGTGAGCAAGCTCTGGCCTTTGTGCGTGATCGGGCTGGCAGCGACGATTTTGCGCGCATTGCTCGCGGGCAAATTTTCCTGAAAGCGTTGGGCAAACACCTGCTGACTCCCTCGGTGTGGGTGCACCTGCCCCAGGTGATGGCTGTGCTCGGCGATTTCATCGAAAGCGATATTCCGGTCTGGCTGTGGCCGCGTCTGGGGTTTGCTTTGCTGCGCCTCGGGCCAAATGGCATTGATGGGCGCGTGATCACCCGCGAGCTGACCAATCCTTTCACCACCAGCGGTGGAGCGCAGGTGCTGGGGCCAAACTGGGAGCGTATCAACCCGGTGCTGTTGGAAGTTTTCGGGCAATGA
- a CDS encoding ArsB/NhaD family transporter: protein MNSLWLAGSIFLFTYALIVSEKIHRTISALLGGLAMILFVLPQEQAFHAIDWNVIFLLAGMMIIANVLKETGLFQWIALQAVRFGKGDPFRVLIMLSLITAVTSALLDNVTIVVLIAPVTLFVASTLRVSPIPFLIAEILASNIGGMATLIGDPPNILIGSAAEIDFVTFAANMGPIALLILLVFIGMTRFLFKKELTAHDQPNVDIADLDASALITDPVLLRKSLLIMAAVTLGFILHGALHLDPATIALLGATLLLLWSKSDPHHALRELEWTTLFFFFGLFITVEAVVEVGLIEMIADWALRLTGGSLPLTSMLLIWFSAIASGIVDNIPYTATMIPIVKSLSQVMPAEPLWWSLALGADLGGNLTLVGAAANVVVASLAEKSGHPISFGRFLRYGVITTLMSLTLASGYVWLRYL from the coding sequence ATGAACTCCCTTTGGTTAGCAGGCAGTATTTTTCTATTCACCTACGCCCTGATTGTCAGCGAAAAAATTCATCGCACAATATCTGCACTCTTGGGTGGTCTGGCGATGATTCTGTTCGTGCTGCCTCAAGAGCAGGCCTTTCACGCTATCGACTGGAATGTAATCTTCCTCTTGGCGGGCATGATGATTATTGCCAATGTGCTTAAAGAGACGGGGCTATTCCAGTGGATTGCCCTACAGGCCGTTCGTTTTGGGAAAGGCGATCCCTTTAGGGTGTTGATCATGCTTTCCCTGATTACTGCGGTCACCTCAGCCTTATTAGATAATGTCACTATCGTTGTGCTAATCGCCCCGGTAACTTTATTTGTCGCCTCAACACTGCGGGTCAGTCCCATACCCTTCCTGATTGCTGAAATACTGGCATCCAATATTGGCGGCATGGCCACCCTGATCGGTGATCCGCCCAACATCTTGATCGGTAGCGCCGCCGAGATCGATTTCGTGACCTTTGCAGCCAATATGGGGCCTATCGCCCTGCTCATCTTGCTGGTATTCATCGGCATGACACGCTTTTTGTTCAAAAAAGAGTTGACCGCCCACGATCAACCCAACGTGGATATTGCCGACTTGGATGCATCTGCATTAATTACCGATCCTGTCTTGCTGCGCAAGTCGTTGTTGATCATGGCCGCGGTTACTTTGGGCTTTATCTTACATGGCGCTTTACACCTAGACCCAGCTACCATCGCGCTGCTCGGAGCCACCCTGCTGTTGCTCTGGAGCAAATCGGACCCCCATCATGCCCTGCGCGAGCTAGAGTGGACGACTTTATTCTTTTTCTTTGGGTTATTTATTACAGTAGAGGCCGTTGTTGAAGTCGGTTTAATCGAAATGATCGCCGATTGGGCCTTGCGCCTGACTGGGGGTAGTTTACCCCTAACATCCATGCTGCTAATCTGGTTTTCAGCGATTGCATCCGGGATTGTTGATAATATCCCCTATACCGCCACCATGATCCCCATCGTAAAAAGTTTAAGCCAGGTTATGCCAGCAGAACCTCTATGGTGGTCGCTGGCCTTAGGAGCCGATTTAGGCGGCAATTTAACCTTAGTGGGCGCCGCAGCCAATGTTGTCGTCGCCAGTCTGGCCGAAAAAAGCGGGCACCCGATCAGTTTCGGGCGTTTTTTGCGCTATGGCGTTATCACCACGCTTATGTCTCTGACCTTAGCAAGTGGATATGTCTGGTTGCGTTATCTCTAG